From Nicotiana tabacum cultivar K326 chromosome 20, ASM71507v2, whole genome shotgun sequence, one genomic window encodes:
- the LOC107817572 gene encoding uncharacterized protein LOC107817572, with protein sequence MSVPVDKPIWNPIPSLYMLVILIITAFPFVSAKYIFNTSETSSTANVLALLTWKASLESESQLLLSSWMNTSTSPCHWDCIRCDNLGRVTEMNMSNYSIKGTLHSLDFSSFSYLIRSSLPNNSLYGTLSTNIFNLSRLSYLDLGYNDFSGMVPPEIRLLRSLSFLYLDYNKFSGHIPREIGMLNSLKDLFLSKNIFAGSIPTSFGNLTNLKSLYLHSNTLSGPVPQEIWSLTHLMDVDLGWNNLTGQISSSIGNLSKLYSLTLSKNSLTGERPTSIGDLGNLLFLSFCENRLSGPIPSSIGNLTKLKTLYLCQNGLYGPIPPSFGNLKSLVDMRLFSNKLNGPLPLELENITNWEMFHIADNYLSGHLPHNVCLGGFLTEISVQNNRLIGSIPRSLRNCSKLSRDRLENNKLSGKISEAFGVYPNLDYIDLSHNELHGELSSQWGLCGKVTCLKMSNNNLSGSIPFEIGNASYLQVLDLSSNNFTGKVPRSLDSLKLLFELDLSGNELSDGIPSELGKLSLLAKLSLAANHLSGIIPQEIGNNVQLLSLNLSKNMLEASIPSHLGNLRFLQNMDLSHNMLNGEMPWQLERLQSLELMNLSHNKLFGSIPSSLDQCLSLRFVDISNNQLVGPVPNILAFQNASLEELRDNKGLCGHLIGLKPCSSSVITNKRIKISTMLFSLGGVLLLMVIIYLLFTTSWKRKNQVEQREQTKDLFSIWSFDGKMTYENIIAATEGFNSKYCIGKGGHGSVFRVELPSEQVVAVKKFHPLDDGELDSLKGFKNETKTLLLIRHRNIVKLYGFCSHAKHSFLVYEFLEGGSLSERLRNDVKATELDWIKRMDIVKGIANAS encoded by the coding sequence ATGAGCGTCCCAGTAGATAAGCCAATATGGAATCCTATTCCTTCCCTATATATGCTAGTTATCTTGATCATCACTGCGTTTCCATTTGTTTCTGCCAAATACATTTTTAATACTTCTGAAACCTCTTCCACTGCAAATGTACTTGCCCTCTTAACATGGAAGGCCAGCCTTGAAAGTGAAAGCCAattacttctttcttcttggatgAATACAAGCACAAGTCCTTGCCATTGGGACTGCATTCGTTGCGACAACCTTGGAAGAGTTACTGAGATGAATATGTCAAATTATAGCATAAAGGGTACCCTTCACTCTCTTGATTTTTCATCCTTCTCCTATCTCATCAGATCAAGCCTACCCAATAACTCACTCTATGGTACTCTTTCCACCAACATATTCAATCTTTCAAGGTTGAGTTACCTTGACTTAGGCTACAATGATTTTTCAGGAATGGTTCCACCTGAAATAAGGTTGTTGAGAAGTTTGAGTTTTTTATACCTTGATTACAACAAATTCTCTGGGCATATTCCACGAGAAATAGGGATGTTGAATTCCTTAAAAGATCTCTTTCTGTCAAAAAACATATTTGCTGGCTCTATTCCCACTTCTTTTGGTAACTTGACCAACTTGAAGTCCTTGTATCTTCATAGCAACACACTTTCAGGACCCGTCCCTCAGGAGATTTGGTCTTTGACACATTTGATGGATGTTGATTTGGGATGGAACAATCTTACGGGTCAAATATCAAGTTCTATTGGAAATTTGAGTAAGTTGTACTCTTTGACTTTGTCCAAAAACAGTCTCACAGGTGAAAGACCAACATCAATTGGAGACTTAGGCAACCTGCTCTTTTTATCCTTTTGTGAAAACAGGCTTTCAGGGCCGATTCCTTCATCCATTGGAAACTTGACTAAGCTAAAGACATTGTATTTATGTCAAAATGGATTGTATGGTCCCATTCCTCCAAGCTTTGGGAACTTAAAATCTCTTGTTGATATGAGATTGTTCAGTAATAAACTCAATGGACCCCTTCCACTAGAGTTGGAAAACATTACCAACTGGGAGATGTTTCACATAGCCGATAACTATCTCTCTGGTCATTTGCCTCATAATGTTTGTCTTGGTGGATTCCTGACAGAAATATCAGTGCAAAATAATCGTTTAATCGGTAGCATCCCAAGAAGCTTGAGAAATTGTTCCAAGTTATCCAGGGACAGACTCGAAAACAATAAACTATCAGGAAAAATATCAGAAGCTTTCGGTGTATATCCGAATCTAGACTACATTGATTTAAGTCACAATGAGTTGCATGGAGAGCTATCATCACAATGGGGACTTTGTGGTAAAGTAACCTGTTTGAAGATGTCAAACAACAATTTATCTGGATCTATTCCATTTGAGATTGGAAATGCATCTTATTTACAGGTGCTTGATCTCTCCTCTAACAATTTCACTGGCAAGGTCCCTAGAAGCTTGGATAGCCTAAAGCTACTTTTTGAGCTTGATTTGTCTGGTAACGAACTTTCTGATGGTATTCCATCAGAACTTGGGAAGCTTTCTTTGCTTGCAAAACTTAGCTTGGCGGCAAATCATCTCAGTGGCATAATTCCACAAGAAATTGGAAACAATGTGCAGCTATTGAGCTTGAATTTAAGCAAAAACATGTTGGAAGCAAGTATTCCTTCACACTTGGGGAACTTGCGCTTCTTACAAAATATGGATCTTAGTCATAACATGCTTAATGGTGAGATGCCATGGCAACTGGAACGATTACAAAGCTTGGAGCTAATGAATCTTTCGCATAATAAGTTGTTTGGTTCGATCCCATCAAGTTTGGATCAGTGTCTTAGTTTGAGGTTTGTTGATATATCTAATAATCAATTGGTCGGCCCTGTTCCTAATATCTTAGCTTTTCAGAATGCGTCGCTTGAAGAACTAAGAGACAACAAAGGCTTGTGTGGCCACCTCATTGGATTGAAACCTTGCTCTTCATCTGTAATCACcaacaaaagaataaaaatctCGACGATGCTTTTTAGTTTGGGTGGTGTTCTTCTTTTGATGGTGatcatttatcttctttttacCACATCCTGGAAAAGGAAAAATCAAGTTGAGCAAAGAGAACAAACAAAGGATCTCTTTTCCATTTGGAGCTTCGATGGGAAGATGACATATGAGAACATCATTGCAGCAACAGAGGGCTTTAACAGCAAATATTGCATAGGAAAAGGAGGACATGGAAGTGTCTTCAGGGTCGAGTTACCAAGCGAGCAAGTGGTCGCGGTGAAAAAATTTCATCCTTTAGATGATGGTGAATTGGACAGCTTGAAAGGCtttaaaaatgaaacaaaaacattGTTGTTAATCCGCCATCGTAATATTGTAAAGCTTTATGGATTTTGTTCACATGCAAAACATTCTTTCTTGGTTTACGAGTTCTTGGAAGGAGGAAGCTTGTCAGAGAGACTAAGAAATGATGTCAAAGCGACAGAGTTAGATTGGATTAAGAGGATGGACATTGTCAAAGGAATAGCAAATGCATCATGA